A genomic window from Halorhodospira halophila includes:
- a CDS encoding ClpXP protease specificity-enhancing factor, producing the protein MTPSRPYLIRAIYEWIADNGYTPYLLVDATRDDVDAPLEYAEDGRLVLNVAPRAVQGLSMGNDEIAFRARFGGVPRGVQLPANAVMAIYARENGQGMLFGDGEDAEAEGYEAIDAGGDEGDDGPPDGPDGSGGGKRPNLRVVK; encoded by the coding sequence ATGACCCCGAGCCGTCCCTATCTCATCCGGGCGATCTACGAGTGGATCGCCGACAACGGTTACACGCCTTATCTGCTGGTGGACGCCACCCGCGACGACGTGGATGCCCCGCTGGAGTACGCCGAGGATGGTCGCCTCGTGCTCAACGTGGCGCCGCGGGCGGTCCAGGGATTGAGCATGGGCAACGACGAAATCGCCTTCCGGGCGCGTTTCGGTGGCGTGCCGCGCGGCGTGCAGCTGCCGGCCAACGCCGTCATGGCCATCTACGCCCGGGAGAACGGGCAGGGGATGCTCTTCGGGGATGGCGAAGATGCCGAGGCCGAGGGCTACGAGGCCATCGACGCCGGCGGGGACGAGGGCGATGACGGCCCGCCGGATGGCCCCGATGGCTCCGGCGGCGGCAAGCGGCCCAACCTGCGCGTGGTGAAGTA
- a CDS encoding glutathione S-transferase N-terminal domain-containing protein → MIRLYTGASCIHSHRARLALALKGVEAERVPVDPERPPASLLEQNPYGDVPTLVDRDIALYHPEIIIDYLDERYPHPPLLPVDPVSRAKARLVVHRMQRDWYALYEQIENGTAAQAQQARRALRESLVAAAELFEGQPYFLSDELTIMDLTILPLLWRLPAAGVELPEHAAAITQYAEQQFATDAFRTSLTREELGLRA, encoded by the coding sequence GTGATCCGCCTCTACACCGGAGCGTCATGCATCCACAGCCACCGGGCCCGGCTGGCCCTGGCCCTGAAAGGGGTGGAGGCCGAGCGTGTCCCGGTCGACCCGGAGCGTCCGCCTGCGTCGCTGCTGGAGCAGAATCCCTACGGGGATGTCCCGACTCTGGTGGATCGCGATATCGCGCTCTATCATCCCGAGATCATCATCGATTACCTGGATGAGCGGTATCCCCACCCGCCGCTGCTGCCGGTGGACCCGGTCAGCCGGGCCAAGGCGCGACTGGTGGTGCACCGCATGCAGCGTGACTGGTACGCGCTCTACGAACAAATCGAGAACGGTACGGCGGCGCAGGCCCAGCAGGCGCGGCGCGCCCTGCGCGAAAGCCTGGTGGCGGCTGCCGAGCTCTTTGAGGGCCAGCCGTACTTCCTCAGCGATGAGCTGACCATCATGGATCTGACGATCCTGCCGCTGCTGTGGCGACTCCCCGCCGCCGGCGTCGAGTTGCCGGAGCATGCAGCGGCGATCACTCAGTACGCCGAACAGCAGTTTGCAACCGATGCCTTCCGCACCAGCCTGACCCGCGAGGAGCTGGGCCTGCGTGCCTGA
- a CDS encoding cytochrome c1, producing MKKKSGIALGAFLTLAFTGAVKAEVGMMEPNISHHDRESIRKGAELFADYCVGCHSVEYLRYQRLADDVGQDEDWVEEKIMRGNFELHEPIISPMDPEDGENWFGLTPPDLSLTSRVEGDDWIYTYLNTFYVDEDAEVGYNNYVQEGTSMPHILFALQGDQKAVRDDDGNIVDFEIIEGAEGKLSEEEYREVTAQLTAFLSYAGEPIRADRERMGVWVILFLIVMTGVFYLLYKEFWRDIKK from the coding sequence ATGAAAAAGAAGAGCGGAATCGCACTGGGCGCATTCCTCACCCTGGCCTTCACCGGCGCGGTGAAGGCCGAGGTGGGGATGATGGAGCCGAACATCAGCCATCACGACCGGGAGTCCATCCGCAAGGGCGCCGAACTCTTCGCCGACTACTGCGTCGGCTGCCACTCGGTGGAGTACCTGCGCTACCAGCGGCTGGCCGATGACGTCGGCCAGGACGAGGACTGGGTCGAAGAGAAGATCATGCGCGGCAACTTCGAGTTGCACGAGCCGATCATCTCGCCCATGGATCCCGAGGACGGCGAGAACTGGTTCGGGCTGACGCCGCCGGATCTCTCCCTGACCTCCCGGGTGGAGGGCGATGACTGGATCTACACCTACCTCAACACCTTCTACGTCGATGAAGACGCCGAGGTGGGTTACAACAACTACGTCCAGGAAGGCACCTCCATGCCGCACATCCTGTTCGCCCTGCAGGGTGATCAGAAAGCGGTCAGGGACGACGATGGCAACATCGTCGACTTCGAGATCATCGAGGGTGCCGAGGGCAAGCTGAGCGAAGAGGAGTACCGCGAGGTCACCGCGCAGCTGACGGCGTTCCTGTCCTACGCCGGTGAGCCCATCCGGGCGGACCGCGAGCGGATGGGGGTCTGGGTGATCCTCTTCCTGATCGTCATGACCGGTGTCTTCTATCTCCTGTACAAGGAGTTCTGGCGAGATATCAAGAAGTGA
- a CDS encoding cytochrome b yields the protein MNRLNLSGLQQWMDDRYPMTSTWRYHMTEYYVPKNVNWWYLFGSLSILVLVIQIVSGIWLMFYYQPSVERAFSSVEFIMRDVDWGWLMRYMHTTGASAFFLVVYLHMYRGLLYGSYKKPRELLWITGVLIYLVLMTEAFMGYVLPWGQMSYWAAQVIIALAGVIPVVGEELVVWLQGGFVVNEATLGRLFALHVVALPLVLIALVFVHIVALHHVGSSSPDGVEIKQNKDENGKPIDGVGFHPYVTVKDMFGWGIFLILFCAVMFFAPTFGGYFIEAPNFQEANPLQTPEVIHPIWYFTAWYAMLQSIPSEALGVIVMLAAPGILLFLPWIDRSPVKSIRYRGLGFKIALTAFTVSFLVLTWAGMEAPTGLPMLLSQISTVIYFGFFVFLWVYTYYGFEKTKPVPERVTV from the coding sequence ATGAACCGTCTCAATCTCAGCGGTCTGCAGCAGTGGATGGATGACCGCTATCCCATGACGAGTACTTGGCGGTACCACATGACCGAGTACTACGTCCCCAAGAACGTCAACTGGTGGTACCTGTTCGGATCGCTCTCGATCCTGGTCCTTGTGATCCAGATCGTGTCCGGCATCTGGCTGATGTTCTACTACCAGCCCTCCGTCGAGCGCGCATTCTCCTCAGTGGAGTTCATCATGCGCGACGTGGACTGGGGCTGGTTGATGCGCTACATGCACACGACGGGCGCATCGGCGTTCTTCCTGGTCGTGTACCTGCACATGTACCGGGGGCTGCTCTACGGCTCCTACAAGAAGCCGCGCGAACTCCTCTGGATCACCGGCGTGCTCATCTATCTGGTCCTGATGACCGAGGCGTTCATGGGCTACGTGCTGCCCTGGGGGCAGATGTCGTACTGGGCGGCGCAGGTGATCATCGCCCTGGCGGGTGTCATCCCGGTGGTCGGTGAGGAGCTGGTGGTCTGGTTGCAGGGCGGCTTCGTCGTCAACGAGGCGACGCTGGGCCGGCTCTTCGCCCTCCATGTGGTCGCACTGCCGCTGGTCCTGATCGCGCTGGTCTTCGTCCACATCGTCGCCCTGCACCATGTCGGCTCCAGCAGCCCCGACGGCGTCGAGATCAAGCAGAACAAGGACGAGAACGGCAAGCCGATCGACGGTGTCGGGTTCCACCCGTATGTCACGGTCAAGGACATGTTCGGCTGGGGCATCTTCCTGATCCTGTTCTGCGCGGTGATGTTCTTCGCTCCGACCTTCGGCGGCTATTTCATCGAGGCGCCGAACTTCCAGGAGGCCAACCCGCTGCAGACGCCCGAGGTGATCCATCCGATCTGGTACTTCACGGCGTGGTACGCCATGCTGCAGTCGATCCCGAGCGAGGCCCTGGGTGTGATCGTCATGCTGGCGGCGCCTGGCATCCTGCTCTTCCTGCCCTGGATCGACCGCAGCCCGGTGAAGTCCATCCGCTATCGCGGTCTCGGCTTCAAGATCGCGCTGACCGCCTTCACGGTGTCCTTCCTGGTGCTGACCTGGGCCGGGATGGAAGCGCCCACGGGCCTGCCGATGCTGCTGAGCCAGATCTCGACCGTGATCTACTTCGGGTTCTTCGTCTTCCTCTGGGTCTACACCTACTACGGGTTCGAGAAGACGAAGCCTGTTCCGGAAAGGGTGACCGTCTGA
- a CDS encoding Nif3-like dinuclear metal center hexameric protein, whose product MVHRNRLEAYLNELLTPAEYTDYAPNGLQVEGCEEIATVVTGVTASAALVEAACDLDADALIVHHGYFWKGEDPRVVGMKARRLRRLIGAGVNLFAYHLPLDVHPELGNNAGLARLLGLQTDGRHAAKGVPGLLWSGALPGAETPVAFAARLEQALGRAPLHVDGGPAAIRRVAWCSGGADGLIDQAADLGVDAFISGELSEPTTHVARERGLHYLAAGHHATERSGVQALGSHLAEALGLDHHYVEIDNPA is encoded by the coding sequence ACCGCCTTGAAGCATACCTGAACGAGCTGCTCACCCCGGCTGAGTACACCGACTACGCGCCCAATGGCCTGCAGGTGGAAGGGTGCGAGGAGATCGCCACGGTGGTCACCGGGGTGACCGCCAGTGCCGCCCTGGTGGAAGCGGCGTGCGATCTCGACGCCGACGCCTTGATCGTCCACCACGGCTACTTCTGGAAGGGCGAGGATCCGCGGGTGGTGGGCATGAAGGCCCGCCGTCTGCGGCGGCTTATCGGGGCGGGGGTCAACCTCTTCGCTTACCATCTGCCCCTGGACGTGCACCCCGAGCTGGGCAACAACGCCGGGTTGGCGCGCCTGCTGGGGCTGCAGACCGACGGCCGGCACGCTGCCAAGGGGGTGCCCGGGTTGCTCTGGTCCGGGGCGCTGCCCGGGGCGGAAACCCCGGTGGCCTTCGCCGCGCGGCTCGAGCAGGCGCTGGGTCGGGCGCCGCTTCACGTCGACGGGGGGCCGGCGGCCATCCGCCGGGTCGCCTGGTGCAGTGGCGGGGCCGACGGCTTGATCGACCAGGCGGCGGATCTCGGCGTGGACGCCTTTATCTCCGGCGAGCTCTCGGAGCCCACCACCCACGTCGCCCGGGAGCGGGGGCTCCATTATCTGGCCGCCGGGCACCATGCCACGGAGCGCAGCGGCGTGCAGGCGCTGGGGTCGCATCTGGCCGAAGCCCTCGGCCTGGACCACCACTACGTGGAGATCGATAACCCGGCCTAG